A window of the Synechococcus sp. M16.1 genome harbors these coding sequences:
- a CDS encoding circularly permuted type 2 ATP-grasp protein — protein sequence MFTDYKPTVGFDEYFCGETATPRADLAPLLASLGQMGLPELNRSHASASQLLRRLGATFRLNDSGLKGSERILPFDPLPRLIGRSDWITLERGLLQRLEAIDCFLADIYGPQQILNDGVIPREDVESSSGWRPQMQGISLPLNRWCHISGLDLIRDGKGTWRVLEDNLRCPSGVAYFLENRRVMKRLFSGLFEGRAVQPIDDYPSHLLRTLQDLAPWSDTPRVAILTPGVFNSAYFEHSYLAQEMGIHLVEGRDLVCEGGRVWMRSTNGLEPVDVIYRRIDDDFLDPTVFRKDSMLGVPGLIDVLRQGRVAIANAPGTGIADDKLIYAHVPAMIRYYLDEEPIIENVPTYLCARPDDQRYVLEHLEQLVVKSVAEAGGYGMLIGPQASRSELADFDTKIRANPRNFIAQPTLQLSTVPSLSDGELYPCHVDLRPYVLRGASSWVSPGGLTRVALKRGSLVVNSSQGGGCKDTWIVDDQPMAAPQAQEAVPC from the coding sequence ATGTTCACCGACTACAAACCGACAGTCGGCTTCGACGAATATTTCTGCGGTGAAACGGCCACACCACGCGCCGATCTGGCCCCACTACTCGCATCACTGGGGCAGATGGGATTGCCCGAGCTCAACCGCAGCCATGCTTCGGCCAGTCAGCTGCTGCGTCGCCTCGGCGCCACCTTCCGTCTCAACGATTCCGGCCTCAAAGGCAGCGAACGAATTCTCCCCTTCGATCCCTTGCCTCGGCTGATCGGCCGCAGCGACTGGATCACCCTGGAGCGGGGACTGCTGCAACGCCTGGAAGCCATCGACTGCTTCCTCGCTGACATCTATGGCCCCCAGCAGATCCTCAACGACGGTGTGATCCCACGGGAAGACGTGGAAAGTTCCTCCGGTTGGCGACCTCAGATGCAGGGCATCAGCCTGCCCCTCAACCGCTGGTGCCACATCTCCGGGCTTGACCTGATCCGCGACGGCAAGGGCACCTGGCGGGTGTTGGAGGACAACCTGCGCTGTCCTTCTGGGGTGGCCTACTTCCTCGAGAACCGTCGGGTGATGAAGCGATTGTTCTCTGGCCTGTTCGAAGGCCGTGCCGTTCAACCGATCGACGACTATCCCTCCCATCTGCTGCGCACCCTTCAGGACCTGGCGCCCTGGAGTGACACCCCCCGCGTGGCGATCTTGACGCCCGGGGTGTTCAACAGCGCCTATTTCGAACACAGCTACCTGGCCCAAGAAATGGGCATTCACCTGGTGGAGGGGCGCGATCTGGTGTGCGAAGGCGGCCGGGTGTGGATGCGCAGCACCAATGGCCTGGAACCCGTGGATGTGATCTACCGACGCATCGACGATGATTTTCTTGATCCCACCGTGTTCCGCAAGGACTCGATGCTGGGGGTGCCGGGCCTGATCGACGTGCTGCGGCAAGGACGGGTCGCCATCGCCAACGCCCCTGGCACCGGCATCGCCGACGACAAGCTGATCTATGCCCACGTGCCGGCGATGATCCGCTACTACCTCGATGAGGAGCCGATCATCGAGAACGTTCCCACCTACCTCTGTGCCCGGCCAGACGATCAGCGCTATGTGCTCGAACACCTCGAGCAACTGGTGGTGAAGTCGGTGGCGGAAGCCGGCGGCTACGGAATGCTGATCGGCCCCCAGGCCAGCCGATCGGAGCTAGCGGACTTCGACACGAAGATCCGTGCGAATCCCCGCAACTTCATTGCGCAGCCCACGCTGCAACTCTCCACCGTGCCATCCCTCAGTGACGGTGAGCTCTACCCCTGCCATGTGGATCTGCGCCCCTATGTGCTGCGCGGCGCAAGCAGCTGGGTGAGTCCAGGTGGGCTGACGCGCGTGGCCCTCAAGCGGGGCTCACTGGTGGTGAATTCGTCCCAGGGCGGCGGCTGCAAGGACACCTGGATCGTCGACGACCAACCGATGGCAGCACCGCAAGCCCAGGAGGCTGTGCCGTGCTGA